A window of Liolophura sinensis isolate JHLJ2023 chromosome 4, CUHK_Ljap_v2, whole genome shotgun sequence genomic DNA:
GTGGGAAAGTGCATAATTTTAGATTTTACCACTTAGTGAAGTGTTAGAGAAGTAAAACTTTAGGCTAGGCATACCCGTCTTCGGAGAGATCACCCCCATCTTCTAAtcacacgtaaataaataaataaacaaataaataaataaagcagcaTATCAAGATGATAGGTACTTATAATTTCGTAGGCCTAGTACTGAATCTAAATATTATTGCAGATTGTTAACTGTTATGTCATGAGACCAACTGTCATGTTATATACCCAACTGTCATGTTATATACCCAACTGTTATGTTATATACCCAACTGTTATGTTATATACCCAAACGattatgttatataatatatatgttatatgacCAACTGTTATGTACATACCCAACTGTCATGTTATATACCcaactgttttattatatgaCCAACcgttatgttatatatttattcattttatttattgatttgattggtgtttacgctgtactcaagactatttcacttcctcgacggcggccagcattatgatggatggaaacctggcagagcccgggggaaacccacacccatccgcaggttgctggccgaccttcccacggccggagaggaagccagcatgagctggactcacagcgaccgcgttggtgagagactgctgggtaaTCACACTACGCTatcgtgctaaccaactgagccacgaaggccccttaTGTTATATACCCAATTGTTATGTTATATGACCAACTGTTATATTATATACCCAACTGTTATGTTATACACCCAAATGCCATGTTATATGACCAGCTGTTATGTATATACCCAATTGTTATGTTATATACCCAGTTGTTATGTTATGTACCCAACTGTCATGTTGTATGACAAACTGTTATGTTATATACCCAACTGTTATGTTATATACCCAACCGTCATGTTGTATGACAAACTGTTATGTTATATTCCCAACTGTTATGTTATATATCCAACTGTTATATTTCCAACTGTTATGTTATACACTCAGTTAAAATCAATGTACTAGagttttgtttagtttttaaagAACATTCGCTATTTTCTCCAGGTTGACTGCACAACCCTGAAATGCACGTTACGACGGAAATAAAATAGGAGCTTGCATATGTCCTTTACTGTGTGCCCTGCGTAACGTCAGTCAGCTTTGAGCTCAAgctatattttgattttgttatatAGTATTATATGAGTTTTTGCTGGGAATTATGTCGTTTTGTTGATGTCGTCAATTTTACTATAGAAATGAGAAGGAGCGATGGGATGCAGGTTGGGTGAAGTAGGGTGAGGTAATCCAGTCTACCTGCATGTTTAGCAGCCTTGGAGCTCTTCTGTGAAAAGAGGAGCGATTAGTAGTCAACCTTACGATTTTGTAATACTGCGAGatgttttcaaaagaaaatagggttacatgtaaacaaaaactaTGCCGGGAATCGCCTAAGTTTCACAGAAAACAGCGTAAAATGAATCACCTTTAAAATGTCAGACTCGAGGTTTTTGACATCGGAAGGGAGAATTGTTCCAGTACTGAGCCGAGATGACATACCAAAGTATTGTGCCTTACACAAGTGTGTTCATAGGTCGgtcttgttttcatttcctattttcattttcacattttagatTGTTCAGTATTTATACTTCTTTGAACAGCtgtttattattactttttgtcTGGAGGCAAAAGGGTAGCTCAGCTAGCTGAACACTCCAAACGACCTACGTAATCGTAGGTAGTCTCCAGCTAGCTGAGATAGGCAAAGACAATTGTTACGTCAGGGCAGGGTTTatgatttgtcatgtttgtttgtcCTTGATCCGCTTCTCAGAAGTTTATTATGGAAACGAGATTCTTGAATGAATTGACCTCACTCTATCACGGCAACAAACCAGTTCTTACTACAgccaggaaaaaaaaagaaacaagataTTTTTGAGGTTGTAATTATTGAGTAGTTAGCGAATTTGTACCGTCCTCCCTCCAGATGAAGCATACAGTTAGAGAATTTttcgtgtgtatgtgtatatacatgtactaggtgTTCACAACCAATAAAAACAGTCATTAATGTAGGAAGTCACTGGCAAATGTTTAATTcaatttcttgatttatttgattggtgttttacaccatactcaagaatatttctcttgtatgagagtggccagcattatggtgggattgAGGAAACCGGTcatagcccggaggaaacacatGAAAATCTGCAGGTTCATGGCAGACCCTCTTTGATTCAAGGGTAGGGCCTAATGACTGGATGAAAAACCCTGCGAAGTGAAGATAAAATTGAATGAGAGGCTTCAAAGGCAGTTATAAATGCTGATCGCAGGAAAGCTATCTCCTAAATTAAGTCAAACTCAGTGGATTCTTTGCTGTCAATACATGCTTCTTTCCAAATCCGTTGAGTTTGGTTTGATTTACGAGATAGATCCCCTGCAATCAGCATTGATATCTGCCTTGGTATCTTCTCCTTGAACTGGTTTTTCTATAATCCACGTTTTGTATCTGATCATTAGGGCATACCTGATTCAAGACCATCACAAGGCATGAAATGTGCAACTACAACAACCAAGTGTCAAAAATGTATTGATTGCAATAAGACCTGTTCCTAATGAAGGATATTTTGCATGCGATTTCTTCAAACAAGGCCAAATATAGCATTATAAGGTTGTGTCCTGGAAATGTCACCTTATTAGTGGGATTTTTCCTAACTGTTAGCATTCAAATACATTGTACAACTACTGCTGACTGTAGCGAAAGAAGACGTATCccttttatttgaagaaatcgTGCAAAATAACCCTCTTTGGGATTATGTCACATTACGTCATTTCGCATTGTAACTCTTGTGTCTGCTTGACATGAGTCAGAGTTACCTTACTTGTTTGGAGCTTTGTCAGACAACAGCCGAAAGACATCATAGACAGGTCATGTAGGCCTGTCTGTATTGAACGCACAAGTGAAGCTATTATTAACACACTGTATCCTGCCCTTTCCCTTATCCCATGCCATATTTCAAACAGGTTCAGATAGAATTTATAAGAGGATTAACCCTAGCAAAATACTAACTcagctgtttttgtttcagttaaAAAAGAGTTCTCAATAATTTATTAAACTAGGTTATTGAACTGCTAAGCAAAAGGGTTCTCTGGCTATCTACAAAGTTAGCAAACCTTTTTACTCATAAAGCAGCAGTGCCTACCTATATATGTACTTGAATAACAATataatttataacttttcatGACAAGTTGTTATGTTAACTATCAAAACCATTGATACCCTAACATCTTCAACGTTTCATCATAAGAAATCATCATACAAATTCCTcatacgaaagagcaactttcagtgcagtttatgcacatttattttgattttggaaacaaagctACCTTGGTTTGGGTTggctaatttcagggcttcaaaaaagGAATCATAATTATATCAGTCTGtagagaataatgccttcagaaaataCTTGAATgagcaccttgcaaacatggttGAAGGTTGAAGTCATGTCCATGTAGGaagagggcactgctgtttttCATTTATGAGTCATAACAGTTGTTTCCTTTTGTAGAGGGCTGGCGAACTCTATTTATGTTAAGAAGAAGTTTGCTGGAAATTGTTTTATGACTCATGCGCAAGCCATGAGTTAATGTAGTTAAAAATATCCTTTACAGGCTCCAAGATTACATGAATTTACGATTAGTTAATTATTTAATGTGTGTTTTACTTGTCGTGCTTGTGGCCAATACAAACCTGTTTCCGATCACTTTATGCCTTCTTCACTTGCCCCCGGGCATTGCCCAAATCACCTGGCGTGCATAattcataatatacatgtatactgtgaaaCTTGCAAGAGATGTGCAATCtgttaatatacatacattgtgcAGAGAGGAACATTATAGTTACtgcaagtgacacattttgattgattcattccaTCCTGTAagggccacttaagagtttATTGTGAAAGCTGAGTAAGTTTAATGATTAGAAAATTTACGTGTAAGCACACAAAAGTATCGCTTTCAGGTCTTTATGTGCATTTCTGTAAGTCAGTATTGCTGCTGAaccatatttttataattattttcgTGCTTTCACTTCACAGACGCAGACTGGAAAGATTTCGCCCATGCAGCAAGAGAATGTGTGGTGCAGTCAGGTGACAGGAAGTCTTTGATAAAGGAGATAGAGAAAATGTGGACCAATGACCAAAACCCAAACTTTGTCCTCCCTTGTCTGTCAGTACGAAGTGGCCTTGACCTTTACTTGAAGGTCAAGCAGTTTCCTGCTGGGTCAGAGGTCATTATGTCAGCCATAAACATTCCCGACATGGTTCAGATCGTACGACACCATGGACTGCGCATTTTGTCCCTGGATATTGACCTGGAAACAACGTCGCCTAAAATTGAGCTCTTGGAAAGTTTAATATCAAAGAAAACAGTTGCCATTCTTTTGGCGCACATTTATGGGAAACTGTTTGACATGGAGCCTTTTGTGTGTGTCGCTAAGAGACATGGTCTCTGCATTATTGAAGATTGTGCTGAAGGCTTTGCGGGTTTGCAGTACTTGGGACACCCGAAGAGCGACATATCACTATTCAGTTTTGGCGTTATAAAATTTTACACAGCGTTTGGAGGAGCCATATTGAAAATTCGCAGCGAAGATATATTCTCAAAAATGCACCAGCAGCAAAACCGACAAAGTGTGCAATCAAACAGAGCTTTTCTACAAAAGGTCATAAAGTATTCCTTCATTTATGTTCTCTTAAACTGTCCACGTTTTATTAAACCAGGAATGTATCTGACTAGGGCAGTGGGCTTGGATCACCAGCAATTAGTTGTGAAAATGTTGCGAGGATTTCCAGAAGATCTAATCAGCCGAATTCAGTACCGTCCGTCTACTCCTCTTTTACACATGATGTGCAAACGTGTGCAAGGGTTTTCTGAAGCAGATTTTAACCTGAGCAGAATGAAAGGAGAATACGTGAGTCAGAGACTGCCAGAAAACATCACCATCGTCGGGGTCAAAGCAGAGGTGAACAACTATTGGCTGTACCCCATTATTGTGGTGAGTGCAATGTGCACATATGTTTACTTgttgttagggttttatt
This region includes:
- the LOC135464922 gene encoding GDP-perosamine synthase-like, with the protein product MTYQSIVPYTSVFIDADWKDFAHAARECVVQSGDRKSLIKEIEKMWTNDQNPNFVLPCLSVRSGLDLYLKVKQFPAGSEVIMSAINIPDMVQIVRHHGLRILSLDIDLETTSPKIELLESLISKKTVAILLAHIYGKLFDMEPFVCVAKRHGLCIIEDCAEGFAGLQYLGHPKSDISLFSFGVIKFYTAFGGAILKIRSEDIFSKMHQQQNRQSVQSNRAFLQKVIKYSFIYVLLNCPRFIKPGMYLTRAVGLDHQQLVVKMLRGFPEDLISRIQYRPSTPLLHMMCKRVQGFSEADFNLSRMKGEYVSQRLPENITIVGVKAEVNNYWLYPIIVNNPDSFVRTLNSLGVDAYRGATQLNIIEPDNGNDDLYMKYLTSPNVMHHYPHEAKYLIDHVVYLPINKTVPFCELDRICAAVQKAMMLEGKDGTKISVKLQGKDGAKINLKLQSKL